A window of the Electrophorus electricus isolate fEleEle1 chromosome 11, fEleEle1.pri, whole genome shotgun sequence genome harbors these coding sequences:
- the LOC118242234 gene encoding ladderlectin-like, whose protein sequence is MKVWIVSLMLCAVFGLRTASGEAVVTKNEQNSKLPVEIVETKEAEEQVEDLSPADVAAKIAVEELAISERAYCPPGWINYRSRCFQIVRSAMSWLNAEKHCVSLRATLASVQNPDEQYFLQNLIASAGLPLAWIGAYNFQGTWLWIDRAGFYYSNWLSLSSVSSYPCAYMRSNAGWSNTNCASTLSFVCSINPTVC, encoded by the exons ATGAAGGTTTGGATTGTATCTCTgatgttgtgtgctgtttttggaCTGAGGACCGCTTCAG GGGAAGCAGTTGTCactaaaaatgaacagaattcaAAATTACCAG TGGAGATAGTGGAGACcaaagaagcagaagaacaAGTGGAAGATCTCTCCCCTGCAG ATGTCGCTGCTAAAATAGCTGTTGAAGAGTTGGCTATTTCAG aaCGCGCATACTGCCCACCTGGGTGGATTAATTACAGATCCCGCTGTTTTCAGATTGTAAGATCAGCGATGTCCTGGCTTAATGCTGAG AAACACTGTGTAAGTCTGCGGGCTACTCTGGCATCTGTACAGAATCCTGATGAACAGTACTTCCTGCAGAATTTGATTGCCTCTGCTGGTTTACCACTGGCTTGGATTGGTGCTTACAACTTCCAG GGTACGTGGTTGTGGATTGATAGGGCAGGATTCTACTACTCAAACTGGCTGTCACTGAGCAGTGTTTCCAGCTACCCTTGTGCCTACATGAGATCCAATG ctGGCtggtcaaacacaaactgtgcatctacactttcttttgtctgttctATTAACCCAACCGTCTgttga
- the LOC113583470 gene encoding E3 ubiquitin-protein ligase DTX4-like: MDKVSLASAVVVWEWLNEHRRWWPYTPVVSHHIEAVIRSDPRGGSVVLGQADSRLSPYIIDLHSMHQFRQDTGTLRPVRRSFYDPTTAPGQGWMWEWENDAGSWTPYAMEVCIALQEAWDRQLSWLDLAPLGFCYFVDFQSMTQINQQTQRCRRIQQRSDMAYPLVSGPLPKSAEGLGTGAGGAAGGMTSGGGSTGALLGVGVSGSSSSGNRSAIYHSGTLSMSSLAPIGQPCACQQCMLVLSVKANAMSHTMGRRPPLTKRPNLKSSLGTLPSLSKTSSISNSYSKTLPHGLSFNHSLSQECKNATAFAHSLSMLTSNTAILSLSSSRPPPPPLCLSPPPVFNQQPLSTPSCTSTSSPSVPTATLITVANSTSCSSLPSPSVTVPSRRSTAGAAPLPSRASLAGLSQPALQSIAMAQSRALIDSGVPTVPVKNLNGSSPVHPALAGITGILMSAAGLPVCLTRQPKLVLHPPPVSKRDIKPVPGLGHSFRKTTRKQTCKCKTPEEVVKRYWQKVRNPPEEDCTICMETLSGPSGYKGPGISGVSRADLVGQLEQCSHRYHVQCLVAMYNNGNKDGRLQCPSCNTIYGAKTGNQPPGKMEYHIIPHSLPGHPDCKTIRIIYFIPPGIQGPEHPNPGKPFTARGFPRQCYLPDNDKGCKVLRLLLVAWDRRMIFSVGTSSTTGESETVIWNEVHHKTEFGSNLTGHGYPDPDYLDNVLEELKAQGITEEDGQQL, encoded by the exons AT GGACAAAGTGTCACTTGCCTCCGCCGTGGTGGTGTGGGAATGGCTGAACGAGCACAGGCGCTGGTGGCCATACACTCCGGTTGTGTCTCATCACATAGAGGCAGTTATACGAAGCGATCCTCGGGGTGGAAGCGTTGTACTAGGCCAAGCTGACAGCCGTCTCTCGCCCTATATCATCGATTTGCACTCGATGCACCAgttcagacaggacacag GTACGTTAAGGCCAGTACGTCGGAGTTTCTATGACCCTACTACAGCACCAGGTCAGGGATGGATGTGGGAATGGGAGAATGATGCAGGATCTTGGACACCATATGCAATGGAGGTCTGTATTGCCCTGCAAGAGGCATGGGACCGCCAGCTATCCTGGCTGGATCTAGCACCACTTGGTTTCTGCTACTTTGTGGATTTCCAGAGCATGACTCAGATCAACCAGCAAACACAGCGGTGCCGCCGTATCCAGCAACGCTCAGACATGGCCTATCCACTCGTCTCTGGGCCACTGCCAAAAAGTGCTGAGGGTTTGGGTACTGGGGCAGGAGGGGCAGCTGGTGGAATGACTTCAGGTGGTGGCTCAACTGGGGCACTTCTAGGGGTTGGTGTGTCTGGTTCTAGCTCAAGTGGAAACAGGAGTGCGATCTATCATAGTGGAACTCTTTCAATGTCCTCCCTTGCCCCTATTGGACAGCCATGTGCCTGCCAACAGTGTATGCTGGTTTTAAGTGTAAAAGCGAATGCCATGTCACATACAATGGGACGCAGACCTCCCCTGACCAAGCGCCCCAATCTTAAATCCAGTCTAGGGACACTTCCGTCCTTGTCTAAGACTTCGTCCATATCTAACTCGTATTCAAAAACACTGCCTCATGGACTTTCATTCAACCACTCCCTCTCTCAAGAATGCAAGAATGCCACTGCCTTTGCTCATTCGTTGTCCATGCTCACCTCGAACACTGCCATTCTGTCGTTGTCCTCCAGTCGCCCACCTCCTCCACCGTTGTGCCTTTCCCCTCCACCAGTATTCAATCAGCAGCCTTTGTCCACACCAAGCTGTACCTCAACATCATCACCATCAGTGCCAACTGCAACGCTCATCACCGTGGCAAACTCCACATCATGTTCGTCTTTGCCATCACCTTCAGTGACCGTTCCGTCTCGGCGTTCCACGGCTGGTGCTGCTCCCCTGCCCTCTCGTGCCAGTCTCGCAGGGCTGAGTCAGCCAGCGCTACAAAGCATCGCCATGGCACAGTCACGCGCCCTCATCGACTCTGG agtACCGACGGTACCGGTGAAGAACCTCAATGGTTCCAGTCCTGTCCATCCAGCTTTAGCAG GGATCACTGGTATTCTAATGAGTGCTGCAGGACTTCCTGTGTGTTTGACTCGTCAGCCTAAGCTGGTTCTGCATCCTCCTCCTGTCAGCAAACGAGACATCAAGCCCGTCCCTGGCCTTGGACACAGCTTCCGAAAAACAACCAGAAAACAGACCTGCAAAT GCAAGACTCCCGAGGAAGTAGTGAAGAGGTACTGGCAGAAAGTTAGGAATCCACCTGAAGAG GACTGCACTATTTGTATGGAGACGCTGTCTGGCCCCTCTGGGTATAAAGGCCCAGGCATCAGTGGTGTGTCACGTGCAGATTTAGTGGGTCAGTTAGAACAGTGCAGCCATCGATACCATGTGCAATGCTTAGTGGCTATGTATAACAATGGCAATAAGGATGGCAGACTGCAGTGCCCATCGTGCAACACCATTTATGGTGCGAAGACAGGCAACCAGCCACCTGGGAAGATGGAGTACCACATCATCCCCCACTCACTGCCAGGACACCCTGACTGCAAAACCATCCGTATCATTTACTTCATACCACCTGGCATACAG GGCCCTGAGCATCCAAACCCAGGAAAACCATTCACCGCAAGGGGATTTCCCCGCCAATGCTATCTTCCAGACAATGACAAAGGATGCAAG GTGTTGAGGCTTCTGCTGGTAGCTTGGGACAGGCGGATGATCTTCTCAGTAGGCACCTCCAGCACCACAGGGGAGTCAGAGACAGTTATTTGGAATGAAGTCCACCACAAGACTGAGTTTGGTTCCAACCTCACGGGTCATGGTTACCCTGACCCTGACTACCTCGACAATGTGCTGGAGGAGTTAAAGGCCCAGGGCATCACTGAGGAGGATGGACAGCAACTATAA